The proteins below come from a single Anolis sagrei isolate rAnoSag1 chromosome 8, rAnoSag1.mat, whole genome shotgun sequence genomic window:
- the E2F4 gene encoding transcription factor E2F4 — protein MASESGAQPPGGGPSRHEKSLGLLTTKFVSLLQEAKDGVLDLKLAADTLAVRQKRRIYDITNVLEGIGLIEKKSKNSIQWKGVGPGCNTREIAHKLIELKAEIEDLEQRERELEQQKIWVQQSIKNVTDDVQNSRLAYITDEDLCKCFPGDTLLAIRAPSGTQLEVPVPEGLNGQKKYQIHLKSTSGPIDVLLVNKDAWSSPPVVLPVPPPEDLIQCQLVTPSKPQRPPLVHSVPSRTQPSAPVPSSTQDHVCAALKTAGATESAISIAESKNIGELDPLTPPAAPVISPAGLDTQPLQSSASLDSGSVLPSPSTSFQLIKPDPTEILELPKELSEMFEPDRECMNSELLEELMSSEVFAPLLRLSPPPSDHDYIYNLDESEGVCDLFDVPILNL, from the exons ATGGCGTCGGAGTCGGGGGCCCAGCCGCCGGGGGGAGGCCCGAGCCGGCACGAGAAGAGCCTGGGCCTCCTCACCACCAAGTTCGTGTCTCTGCTGCAGGAGGCCAAGGACGGCGTGCTCGACCTCAAGCTG GCTGCTGATACTCTGGCTGTGCGGCAGAAGCGGCGCATTTATGACATCACAAATGTACTTGAAGGCATTGGGCTGATTGAGAAGAAGTCCAAGAACAGTATTCAATGGAA aGGAGTAGGCCCTGGCTGCAACACTCGCGAAATTGCCCACAAGTTGATTGAACTGAAGGCAGAGATTGAGGATCTGGAGCAGCGGGAGCGGGAGCTGGAACAGCAGAAGATATGGGTACAGCAAAGCATCAAAAATGTTACAGATGATGTGCAGAACAGTCG GTTAGCTTATATAACTGATGAGGATCTCTGCAAATGCTTCCCAG GTGACACGCTGCTAGCCATTCGGGCCCCATCAGGCACTCAGTTAGAAGTTCCCGTCCCTGAG GGCTTGAATGGCCAGAAGAAGTACCAAATCCACCTGAAAAGTACAAGCGGTCCGATTGATGTCCTGCTTGTCAACAAAGATGCCTGGAGTTCTCCTCCAGTAGTGCTTCCTGTCCCTCCCCCTGAAGACCTCATCCAGTGTCAGCTGGTCACCCCTTCCAAGCCTCAGAGGCCACCCCTCGTCCACTCTGTTCCCAGTCGTACCCAGCCTTCTGCGCCCGTCCCCAGCAGCACACAAGACCATGTCTGTGCAGCCCTGAAAACAGCTGGTGCCACAG AAAGCGCCATCTCGATAGCAGAATCCAAAAACATTGGGGAGTTGGACCCTCTCACTCCCCCGGCAGCTCCCGTCATCTCCCCTGCTGGGCTGGATACACAGCCCCTCCAGTCGTCCGCCTCGCTAGACAGTGGCTCTGTCCTGCCCAGCCCCTCTACCTCTTTTCAGTTGATCAAACCAGACCCCACAGAAA tACTAGAACTTCCTAAAGAGCTTTCAGAGATGTTTGAACCAGACAGAG AATGCATGAATTCGGAGCTGTTAGAAGAGCTAATGTCGTCTGAAG TGTTTGCCCCCTTGCTTCGCCTCTCCCCCCCTCCCAGTGACCACGACTATATCTACAACCTGGATGAGAGCGAAGGCGTGTGCGACCTCTTTGATGTGCCTATCCTCAACCTCTGA